A section of the Bacteroidia bacterium genome encodes:
- a CDS encoding phosphatase PAP2 family protein — protein MFESLMQWDYAAFRLINGQWVNPVLDLLMPALRDKFFWAPVYAFFLTFLGINFRLKGLAMVLLIILSVTITDQVTASYIKPRVERLRPCHDANLAGEVRLLINCGSGKSFPSAHAANHFGLSFFLIVMLGRHIRWLIPAGIIWAATVSYAQVYVGVHFPVDVIFGALIGVFTGSWIAILGRVFIGSLD, from the coding sequence ATGTTTGAAAGCCTCATGCAATGGGATTATGCTGCTTTCCGGCTTATTAACGGCCAGTGGGTAAACCCGGTGCTGGACCTGTTGATGCCTGCACTGCGCGACAAGTTTTTTTGGGCACCGGTTTATGCTTTTTTCCTCACTTTTCTGGGGATCAATTTTAGGCTGAAAGGGCTGGCGATGGTGCTGCTCATTATTTTATCGGTTACAATTACTGATCAGGTTACCGCCTCTTATATTAAGCCGCGCGTGGAGCGGCTGCGCCCATGCCATGATGCAAACCTGGCAGGCGAGGTGCGGTTGCTGATCAATTGTGGCAGCGGCAAGAGCTTCCCCAGCGCTCATGCGGCTAATCATTTTGGGCTATCGTTTTTCCTTATTGTGATGCTGGGCCGCCATATACGATGGCTTATCCCGGCAGGAATAATCTGGGCCGCAACCGTCTCTTATGCACAGGTGTATGTGGGAGTTCATTTTCCTGTGGATGTTATTTTCGGAGCGCTGATTGGCGTGTTCACAGGAAGCTGGATCGCAATTTTGGGAAGAGTTTTTATCGGTAGTTTAGATTAA
- the nusB gene encoding transcription antitermination factor NusB, with amino-acid sequence MLSRRHIRLKVMQALYGYEISGNYPELGVLTKNLMKSINKLYSLYLYLLLLVEELGRFAEHYEEETRARAFQGSELQKKHLRFLQNPVVHKLIHSELFHKKLNTYDVVWVPDQDATRKLFVDLKNSTEYRDYISTNTPNKYQDHDLVTFIIKHFTTNSSLFTHLLEEEFYNWFDDEKVAVNMALKTVKGMAFDNEEDFLLPLTDNEEENFDYAKSLLKFTVRNNAELQKMVDDRISKWEPKQVAVVDIIILKMALAEFLYFPSIPTKVTINEYIELSKNYSTIQSKKFINGVLDSLLKILTVEEKINKTGRGLISN; translated from the coding sequence ATGCTGAGCAGAAGACATATTCGATTGAAGGTGATGCAGGCCCTCTACGGATACGAAATTTCCGGAAACTATCCTGAATTAGGTGTTTTAACCAAAAACCTGATGAAAAGCATAAATAAGCTTTACAGCCTGTATCTGTATTTGCTTTTGCTTGTCGAAGAACTTGGCCGCTTTGCCGAACACTACGAGGAAGAAACCAGGGCGAGGGCATTTCAGGGAAGCGAATTGCAGAAAAAACACCTGAGATTTCTGCAAAACCCGGTGGTTCATAAACTCATACATTCTGAGCTTTTCCATAAAAAACTTAATACCTACGATGTAGTTTGGGTGCCGGATCAGGATGCAACCCGCAAGCTCTTTGTAGACCTCAAAAACAGCACAGAATACAGGGATTATATTAGTACCAATACTCCTAATAAGTATCAGGATCATGACCTTGTGACTTTTATCATTAAACATTTCACCACCAACTCTTCCCTCTTTACACATCTTCTCGAAGAGGAATTTTACAATTGGTTCGATGATGAGAAAGTAGCTGTCAACATGGCACTTAAAACAGTAAAGGGAATGGCCTTTGATAATGAAGAAGACTTCCTTCTGCCGTTGACGGATAATGAAGAGGAAAATTTCGATTACGCCAAGTCACTTCTGAAATTTACGGTGCGAAATAATGCTGAACTGCAAAAAATGGTGGATGACAGAATTAGTAAATGGGAGCCAAAACAAGTAGCCGTGGTAGATATTATTATTTTAAAAATGGCCCTGGCTGAATTTCTTTATTTCCCATCTATTCCTACCAAAGTCACCATCAACGAGTACATTGAATTATCAAAAAATTACAGCACGATACAAAGCAAGAAGTTCATTAATGGAGTATTAGACTCCCTCCTAAAGATCCTGACCGTGGAAGAAAAAATCAATAAAACCGGAAGGGGACTGATTTCGAATTAA
- a CDS encoding CdaR family protein: MKESAFLNQLLSRFKINRNSEWIIFFWCILIASVYWFMKAMNKRYTSTVDMRVEYVNVPEDRTFTQALPEMLNLRVNAQGWDLFAYSLKRQVASYNLDIGNAGNTPYVVPMNNSDEIVGHLSSDVEILTVSPDTIPVMMESLEQKTVPVLLLTDSIFPKQYGLSEEISVEPDSVVVSGPKSVVQEVEHVATKKISLQNLTRSTTRQVELEKFQEANIKYSTDQVQVYLPVEKLTEGKVEVPIDIINLAPEDSVSLIPQRTTITFQTALSNYSNIYPGRFQVTVDAAAIDNSSRTQLKISVATKPPFTYNLRLKPEYVDYIRQTK, from the coding sequence GTGAAAGAATCTGCTTTTTTAAACCAGTTGCTCAGCCGCTTTAAGATAAACCGCAATTCAGAGTGGATTATCTTTTTCTGGTGTATACTGATCGCATCTGTATATTGGTTTATGAAGGCCATGAATAAGCGCTATACCAGCACTGTGGATATGCGGGTGGAATATGTGAATGTTCCTGAAGACCGGACATTTACCCAAGCTCTGCCTGAGATGCTGAATTTAAGAGTAAATGCACAGGGCTGGGATCTGTTTGCTTATTCCCTGAAGCGTCAGGTGGCCTCCTATAACCTGGATATAGGAAATGCAGGTAATACTCCTTACGTGGTGCCCATGAACAACTCGGATGAGATAGTCGGGCATCTTTCCTCTGATGTGGAAATACTCACCGTTTCGCCTGATACGATTCCGGTTATGATGGAATCCTTGGAGCAGAAGACAGTGCCTGTATTGCTCCTGACGGATAGCATTTTCCCGAAGCAATACGGACTTTCCGAAGAAATTTCGGTTGAGCCGGATTCTGTTGTCGTTTCAGGCCCGAAGTCGGTGGTACAGGAAGTAGAGCATGTCGCAACCAAAAAGATCTCTTTGCAGAATTTAACGAGAAGCACGACCCGTCAGGTGGAATTGGAAAAGTTTCAAGAAGCGAATATTAAATACAGCACTGATCAGGTGCAGGTATATCTTCCGGTGGAAAAACTTACGGAAGGGAAAGTGGAGGTTCCAATAGATATTATCAATCTGGCTCCGGAAGATTCGGTTTCACTGATCCCCCAACGGACCACTATCACTTTTCAAACTGCGCTTAGCAACTATTCCAATATCTATCCCGGCCGTTTTCAGGTAACCGTGGATGCGGCTGCGATTGATAACAGCAGCCGCACTCAGCTCAAAATTTCAGTGGCCACCAAACCTCCATTTACGTACAACCTGCGGCTCAAACCCGAATATGTGGACTACATAAGGCAGACAAAATGA
- a CDS encoding DUF1573 domain-containing protein has product MKYLSIFFAMALFTFTACDEASETEESIDSSVVENNATANEDGESSNQAAQINFSETEHNFGTIQEGTQATYTFKFTNTGTSDLVISDAKPSCGCTVPTWTKEPLKPGDEGSIDVVYDSKGRPGSFTKTIQVTSNSEPALTVLTIKGEVQE; this is encoded by the coding sequence ATGAAATACCTGAGTATTTTTTTCGCAATGGCGCTTTTCACCTTTACTGCTTGTGATGAAGCCTCTGAAACTGAGGAGAGCATTGACTCTTCAGTAGTAGAGAATAATGCAACCGCAAATGAAGATGGTGAAAGCAGCAACCAGGCGGCACAAATTAATTTCAGTGAAACGGAGCATAACTTCGGAACCATTCAGGAAGGAACCCAGGCAACATATACCTTTAAGTTCACGAATACAGGCACTTCCGATCTTGTGATCTCCGATGCAAAACCGAGTTGTGGCTGCACCGTCCCTACCTGGACTAAAGAGCCGTTGAAACCTGGCGATGAAGGCTCCATTGACGTGGTATATGACAGCAAAGGAAGGCCGGGTTCATTTACCAAAACCATTCAGGTGACAAGCAATTCAGAGCCGGCTTTAACCGTGCTTACCATCAAAGGTGAGGTGCAGGAATAA
- a CDS encoding YdeI/OmpD-associated family protein — MEITKTLYVTHRDDWRKWLEEHHKTERDIWLIYYRKNADKPRLPYNDAVEEALCFGWIDSTIKPIDDQAFAQRFSPRRPRSELSPMNRERVKRLILAKKMTEAGMESIRHAFTEADLHEKTVMPDDLILELKKDKEVWKNFQQFPESYKRIRIGWVDGARQRPEVFKTRLNYFIKMTKKNKMYGMVQ, encoded by the coding sequence ATGGAAATTACGAAAACGCTCTACGTTACCCACCGCGATGATTGGCGAAAATGGTTAGAAGAGCATCATAAAACGGAGCGGGATATCTGGCTGATTTATTACAGGAAAAATGCTGATAAGCCCCGCTTGCCGTATAATGATGCAGTGGAAGAAGCGCTTTGTTTTGGCTGGATTGACAGCACCATTAAGCCGATTGACGATCAGGCCTTTGCACAGCGGTTTTCGCCACGCAGGCCGCGTAGCGAGTTGTCGCCCATGAACAGGGAGCGGGTAAAGCGGCTTATCCTGGCTAAAAAAATGACGGAAGCAGGAATGGAAAGCATTCGCCATGCATTTACTGAAGCTGACCTGCACGAGAAGACGGTGATGCCGGATGACTTGATTCTTGAGTTGAAGAAGGATAAAGAGGTCTGGAAGAATTTTCAGCAGTTTCCTGAATCTTATAAACGCATCCGCATAGGCTGGGTAGATGGCGCCCGCCAGCGTCCGGAAGTATTTAAGACGAGATTAAATTATTTTATTAAGATGACAAAAAAGAATAAAATGTATGGAATGGTACAGTAA
- the yajC gene encoding preprotein translocase subunit YajC: protein MNQLTGILLMSPQADGGFDIVSFLPFILIIVVIYFFMVRPQQKKAKEQKSFRANLKKGDRVVTIGGIHGKIVDVKEGTFLVDAGNNIRFTIEQSAVSMEATKGAPLEKT from the coding sequence ATGAACCAACTAACAGGAATTCTGCTGATGTCACCGCAGGCAGACGGAGGATTTGATATTGTGAGTTTCCTCCCTTTTATTCTCATCATAGTCGTGATCTACTTCTTTATGGTGAGGCCACAGCAAAAGAAGGCCAAGGAACAGAAATCATTTCGCGCCAATCTTAAAAAGGGCGATCGCGTGGTAACCATTGGAGGAATCCATGGTAAAATAGTGGACGTAAAGGAGGGGACTTTCCTGGTGGATGCCGGGAACAACATCCGCTTTACTATAGAGCAATCGGCCGTATCAATGGAGGCCACAAAAGGCGCCCCACTCGAAAAAACCTGA
- a CDS encoding ABC transporter ATP-binding protein: MKSLWHLNKYFFKYRKRLLWGVFFVVISNFFGVFPAQVVRHAFDLVGQNILLYRLSDNTGIQSHLLEQLGQILLLFAALVIALALSRGLFMFFMRQTIIVMSRKIEYDLKNEIYHHYQRLSLSFYRRNNTGDLIARITEDVSRVRMYLGPAIMYTINLVTLIVLVVAIMLSVNVKLTLYTLLPLPVLALSIYFVNNIIHKRSTAIQEQLSRLTTFVQEVFSGIRVIKSFSSEQSVKDHFGEEVNVYREKSMAMVRVDALFFPLILLLIGVSTLITLYVGGQLVMQGLITPGNIAEFFIYVNLLTWPVASIGWVTSLVQRAAASQARINQLLETPSDIVPEEGKVLQVNGNIEFRNVSFVYPDTGIQALKDISFLVNSGEMLGIIGRTGSGKSTIAYLMMRLYDPQQGSVLIEGEDISSLRPDLYRQQIGYVPQDDFLFSDSIANNIFFGYHQHLQATEELTEQERESLLREAAETADVLKDIHDFPEGFETGLGERGITLSGGQKQRVAIARAIIGNPKVLIFDDSFSAIDTHTEAEILKNMGKVMKGKTTVLISHRVSTVKNADNILVLDEGRIVERGAHSDLISSNGYYAELYKKQLLEKELYEKETE; the protein is encoded by the coding sequence ATGAAATCACTCTGGCACCTCAACAAATATTTCTTTAAATACCGCAAGCGCCTTTTATGGGGCGTTTTCTTTGTCGTCATCTCCAACTTCTTTGGCGTCTTTCCGGCCCAGGTGGTGCGCCATGCATTCGACCTGGTAGGGCAGAACATCCTACTTTACAGGCTTTCTGATAACACCGGAATTCAGTCGCATCTCCTGGAGCAGCTCGGGCAGATCCTGCTTCTCTTTGCAGCGCTGGTAATTGCGCTTGCTTTGAGCAGGGGGCTGTTCATGTTCTTCATGCGGCAAACTATTATTGTGATGAGCCGGAAGATTGAGTATGACCTGAAAAATGAAATTTACCATCATTATCAGCGGTTATCGCTTTCCTTTTACAGAAGAAACAACACTGGAGACTTGATAGCAAGGATCACGGAGGATGTAAGCAGGGTGCGGATGTACCTGGGTCCGGCCATTATGTATACCATAAACCTGGTGACGCTCATTGTGCTTGTGGTGGCCATCATGCTCTCCGTGAATGTGAAGCTTACATTATACACGCTGCTGCCGTTGCCGGTGCTGGCGCTTTCCATTTATTTTGTGAACAATATCATCCACAAGCGCAGTACGGCAATACAGGAGCAGCTTTCGCGGCTCACCACTTTTGTCCAGGAAGTTTTTTCGGGGATCCGGGTCATCAAATCTTTTTCCTCAGAGCAAAGCGTAAAGGATCATTTTGGCGAAGAGGTGAATGTCTACCGCGAAAAGTCCATGGCGATGGTACGCGTGGATGCCCTATTTTTCCCGCTCATTCTGTTGCTGATCGGAGTAAGTACACTGATCACGCTATACGTGGGCGGACAGCTCGTGATGCAGGGGCTTATCACTCCCGGCAATATTGCAGAGTTCTTTATTTATGTGAATTTGCTCACGTGGCCCGTGGCATCCATCGGTTGGGTAACTTCATTGGTGCAGCGGGCGGCTGCCTCGCAGGCACGCATCAACCAATTACTGGAAACGCCTTCTGACATTGTGCCCGAAGAAGGCAAAGTACTTCAGGTAAATGGAAATATTGAATTCAGGAATGTCTCCTTTGTTTATCCCGATACAGGTATCCAGGCTTTGAAGGATATTTCATTCCTGGTAAACTCCGGGGAAATGCTGGGAATAATTGGCCGCACGGGTTCAGGTAAAAGCACAATCGCCTACCTGATGATGCGATTATACGATCCGCAACAGGGGAGCGTATTGATTGAAGGCGAAGATATTTCATCATTGCGCCCTGACCTGTACCGCCAGCAAATAGGATATGTGCCACAGGATGATTTCCTTTTTTCAGATTCAATTGCCAACAATATTTTCTTCGGCTACCATCAGCACTTGCAGGCCACGGAAGAACTGACCGAACAGGAAAGGGAGAGTTTGTTGAGGGAAGCGGCAGAAACCGCTGACGTGCTGAAAGATATTCATGATTTCCCAGAGGGTTTTGAAACGGGCCTGGGTGAACGCGGCATTACGCTTTCTGGCGGACAGAAACAACGGGTGGCCATCGCCAGAGCAATTATAGGAAATCCCAAAGTTTTAATATTCGATGACAGTTTTTCCGCCATTGATACACACACTGAGGCTGAGATCCTGAAAAATATGGGTAAAGTAATGAAAGGGAAAACCACCGTTCTCATCAGCCACAGAGTTTCAACCGTAAAGAACGCAGACAATATCCTCGTGCTGGATGAAGGCAGGATCGTGGAGCGGGGCGCCCACAGCGATCTGATCAGCAGCAACGGTTATTACGCAGAACTCTATAAAAAGCAGTTGCTGGAAAAAGAACTGTACGAGAAAGAGACCGAATAA
- a CDS encoding asparaginase domain-containing protein: protein MKIRILITGGTFDKEYNELNGELYFRETHVPAMLELARSRLKVEVETLMLVDSLDVTQRDRELMIEACTRSEQSKIVITHGTDTMAETAKVLASAVSDKTIVLMGAMIPYKFGSSDGLFNLGCALAFAQTLPRGVYIAMNGKYYHWYNVRKNRELGLFEELS from the coding sequence ATGAAAATCCGCATCCTGATAACCGGGGGCACCTTCGACAAAGAGTACAATGAGCTGAATGGAGAACTCTATTTCCGCGAAACCCATGTGCCGGCCATGCTGGAATTAGCGCGTTCCCGGCTGAAGGTGGAGGTGGAGACGCTGATGCTTGTGGACAGCCTTGATGTAACACAACGCGACAGGGAGCTGATGATCGAAGCCTGCACCCGCTCAGAGCAAAGCAAAATTGTGATTACCCACGGGACAGATACGATGGCTGAAACAGCTAAGGTTTTGGCAAGTGCCGTTTCTGATAAAACCATCGTGCTGATGGGCGCTATGATTCCCTATAAGTTCGGCAGTTCGGATGGGCTTTTCAATCTGGGTTGTGCTTTAGCATTTGCGCAAACGCTGCCAAGAGGAGTTTACATTGCCATGAACGGAAAATACTATCATTGGTATAACGTGAGAAAAAACCGGGAACTGGGTCTTTTTGAGGAACTTTCCTAA
- the coaE gene encoding dephospho-CoA kinase (Dephospho-CoA kinase (CoaE) performs the final step in coenzyme A biosynthesis.), translating to MMMKVGITGGIGSGKSTVCKIFEGLGITVYNSDIRAKELMNSRPDIIEQVKKLFGENIYSDQNKLKGKELAAIVFKNKRALEKLNAIVHPAVQQDFERWVMMQNMHLPYILKEAALLVETGSHKLLHYLICVTAPLELRIKRIMDRDHVDRKAVMERINNQLPEQEKVAAADYVIRNDEDSLLIPQILEIHEELSKKSKERTRNLTF from the coding sequence ATGATGATGAAGGTGGGAATAACTGGCGGAATTGGCAGTGGCAAGTCCACCGTCTGCAAAATATTTGAGGGACTCGGCATCACGGTTTACAATTCGGATATTCGCGCTAAAGAGTTGATGAACAGCCGTCCGGATATCATTGAACAGGTTAAGAAACTCTTTGGAGAAAATATTTATTCCGATCAAAACAAGTTGAAGGGAAAGGAACTGGCAGCCATCGTTTTTAAGAACAAGCGTGCGCTGGAAAAACTGAATGCTATCGTTCATCCAGCGGTACAGCAGGATTTTGAGCGATGGGTTATGATGCAGAATATGCACCTCCCCTATATCCTTAAAGAAGCCGCACTGCTCGTGGAAACCGGCAGCCATAAACTGTTGCACTATCTCATTTGCGTTACGGCTCCGCTTGAGTTGAGGATCAAAAGAATAATGGATCGCGACCACGTAGACAGGAAAGCGGTGATGGAGCGGATCAACAACCAGTTGCCGGAACAGGAAAAGGTTGCTGCGGCTGATTACGTTATTAGAAATGATGAAGATTCTCTGCTGATTCCGCAGATCCTGGAAATTCATGAAGAACTCAGCAAGAAGTCAAAGGAACGCACCCGGAATCTCACCTTCTGA
- a CDS encoding Glu/Leu/Phe/Val dehydrogenase: MTLVKEEIEIQNVIFDRLTEYHYEQLVFCHDKNTGLRAIIAIHNTHLGPGLGGTRMYHYNNDQDAITDVLRLSRGMTYKAAISGLNLGGAKAVIIGDPYKHNSEGLMRRFGRFVETLGGRYITAEDVGTTTEDMEYIKMETDHVVGLPEMYGGGGDPSPMTAYGTYLGMKASALEAYGNESLSGKKILVEGIGKVGRHLVELLAKENAKIYVADINPKSIDYAVKEFGATHVELENVPSAEMDIYSPCALGATVNSDTIPQFKCDIIAGAANNQLKNDIEHSALLKERGILYAPDYLINAGGLINVYTELNGYNRGIAQSRTEKIFDVTCEIYKTATQESITTYAASQVIAEKRIHDIGQINLPY, translated from the coding sequence ATGACGCTCGTTAAAGAGGAAATTGAGATTCAAAATGTAATTTTTGACCGGCTAACGGAATATCATTATGAGCAGTTAGTGTTTTGCCATGACAAAAATACAGGATTGCGGGCAATCATAGCTATTCACAATACCCACCTTGGCCCCGGACTTGGCGGCACTCGCATGTATCATTATAATAATGACCAGGATGCGATCACAGATGTTTTAAGGCTTTCCAGAGGAATGACTTACAAAGCAGCCATCTCAGGTCTCAACCTGGGTGGAGCTAAAGCCGTCATTATCGGAGATCCCTATAAGCACAATTCGGAGGGCTTGATGCGGAGATTCGGCAGGTTCGTAGAAACCCTGGGCGGACGATATATTACTGCTGAAGACGTGGGAACCACCACCGAAGACATGGAGTATATTAAAATGGAAACCGACCATGTAGTGGGTCTGCCGGAAATGTATGGAGGCGGAGGCGATCCATCACCGATGACGGCTTATGGCACCTACCTGGGAATGAAAGCCAGTGCACTGGAGGCTTACGGAAACGAGAGCCTCTCAGGAAAAAAGATATTAGTAGAAGGCATTGGGAAGGTAGGCCGCCACCTCGTTGAACTGCTGGCAAAAGAAAATGCCAAGATATACGTAGCAGACATCAACCCTAAGAGTATAGATTATGCGGTGAAAGAGTTTGGCGCTACCCACGTTGAACTTGAAAATGTACCTTCCGCTGAAATGGATATCTATTCTCCCTGTGCGCTTGGAGCCACCGTCAATTCCGACACCATTCCCCAGTTCAAGTGCGACATCATTGCAGGAGCAGCAAACAACCAGTTGAAGAATGATATTGAACATTCGGCCTTGCTGAAAGAAAGAGGTATTCTTTACGCTCCGGACTATCTGATCAATGCCGGTGGCCTCATCAATGTCTACACAGAATTAAATGGCTATAACCGGGGAATTGCCCAATCACGCACGGAAAAAATATTTGATGTAACATGTGAGATTTACAAGACTGCAACACAGGAAAGCATTACTACTTATGCAGCTTCTCAGGTTATCGCTGAAAAACGTATTCATGACATTGGCCAAATTAATTTGCCTTACTAA
- a CDS encoding enoyl-CoA hydratase-related protein, with protein sequence MEFILVEKLAAKRVAIIRLNRPKELNALNLQLMGEIRDSLKELDADDEVRAIVITGNERAFAAGADIKQMAGKTAIDMLKVDQFSTWDQIRKTRKPVIAAVSGFALGGGCELTMICDMIVASETAQFGQPEIKIGVMPGAGGTQRLTRAVGKARAMEMVLTGKFISAQEALQFGLVNKVVPVDLYLEEAIKLAAEIAEMSPIAVQMAKESVNKAHDMHLQEALYFERKNFYMLFASEDQKEGMNAFIEKRKPDFKGK encoded by the coding sequence ATGGAATTTATTCTTGTAGAAAAGCTGGCGGCCAAGCGAGTTGCCATCATTCGGCTGAACAGGCCCAAGGAACTGAACGCCCTGAACCTGCAGCTCATGGGGGAGATCCGGGATTCGCTGAAAGAACTGGATGCGGATGATGAAGTGCGGGCAATCGTGATCACCGGCAACGAACGCGCATTTGCAGCCGGGGCCGACATTAAGCAAATGGCAGGGAAAACGGCCATTGACATGCTCAAGGTGGACCAATTCAGCACATGGGACCAGATACGCAAAACGAGAAAGCCTGTTATTGCGGCTGTTTCCGGATTTGCATTGGGTGGCGGCTGTGAACTCACCATGATCTGCGATATGATCGTGGCATCTGAAACTGCACAGTTTGGTCAGCCGGAAATAAAGATTGGCGTAATGCCCGGAGCCGGAGGGACGCAGCGGCTCACCAGGGCTGTAGGAAAAGCCCGTGCTATGGAAATGGTGCTCACCGGGAAATTTATTTCTGCGCAGGAAGCGCTCCAGTTCGGCTTGGTAAACAAAGTGGTGCCGGTAGATCTGTATCTGGAGGAAGCCATAAAGCTCGCAGCGGAGATTGCTGAAATGTCTCCCATTGCCGTGCAAATGGCGAAGGAATCAGTGAATAAGGCGCACGACATGCACCTGCAGGAGGCCCTCTACTTTGAGCGCAAAAACTTCTACATGCTTTTCGCCTCTGAAGACCAGAAGGAAGGAATGAACGCTTTTATCGAAAAACGGAAGCCGGATTTTAAAGGAAAGTAG
- a CDS encoding class I SAM-dependent methyltransferase translates to MKKDWFLNWFGTRYYKILYQHRDTAEAKIFLDKLLDHLHPAPKARILDVACGKGRHAAYLASKGYEVTGIDIVEENIKEAKRGEKENLRFHIHDMREPFGDHEFDIQINLFTSFGYFESQDENRQVISNIYDTLAPGGYVVIDFLNCNKVIANLRREEDFSRDGIQFHIRRFTEKGFIVKEIRINDNGEEHLFFERVECLNIDDFRDFLKDFSITDVFGSYDLALFDPASSDRLIIIAQKPDHV, encoded by the coding sequence ATGAAAAAAGACTGGTTCCTGAACTGGTTCGGAACGAGGTATTATAAAATACTTTATCAGCACCGCGATACTGCGGAAGCCAAAATTTTTCTTGACAAATTACTGGATCACCTGCACCCTGCGCCAAAAGCACGCATCCTTGATGTAGCCTGCGGAAAAGGACGACATGCCGCCTATCTTGCCTCCAAAGGTTATGAGGTGACGGGCATTGACATTGTTGAGGAGAATATTAAAGAAGCCAAACGAGGGGAAAAGGAAAATCTCCGCTTCCACATCCATGATATGCGGGAGCCTTTTGGAGATCATGAATTTGATATTCAGATCAACCTGTTTACCAGTTTCGGATATTTTGAATCGCAGGATGAAAACCGCCAGGTAATAAGCAATATATATGATACGCTGGCTCCGGGAGGATACGTGGTGATAGACTTCCTGAATTGCAACAAAGTAATTGCAAACCTCAGGAGGGAGGAAGATTTTAGCCGCGATGGCATCCAGTTCCATATCAGGAGATTTACAGAGAAGGGCTTCATTGTTAAGGAAATCCGTATAAATGATAATGGTGAAGAGCACCTTTTCTTTGAGCGGGTGGAGTGTCTTAATATTGATGACTTCAGAGATTTCCTGAAGGATTTTTCGATTACTGATGTTTTCGGTAGCTATGATTTAGCGCTATTCGACCCGGCATCATCTGACCGGCTCATTATCATTGCACAAAAACCTGATCATGTTTGA